In the genome of Massilibacillus massiliensis, one region contains:
- a CDS encoding respiratory chain complex I subunit 1 family protein: MIEHFMFGLGQIVGLLVLAPLVQGIIKKTKARLQNRIGADIVQPYRDIFKYLKKDAVLAKDASWLTRATPYICFAVVLCVGALIPTVWIEAPLAFTGDIILIVYLFAVMRFFLAITALDAGSAFGGMGSSREMVMAAICEPALLLAVIAVLLNVGTTNVGDVVRTLIQLDWDLFDYGHWLSCIAFLIVVIAETGRIPYDNPDTHLELTMLHEAMMLEYSGRYWGILQWAVLVKQTILFSMFVNLFFPWGIAVDFAPSSLILGLGFYVLKIIAVGILLACIETMYAKIRIFKIPKLLASSMALSILAIVLQIAK, encoded by the coding sequence ATGATAGAGCATTTTATGTTTGGTTTAGGACAGATTGTAGGTTTGCTAGTGTTAGCGCCCTTGGTGCAGGGCATCATAAAAAAAACGAAAGCACGCTTGCAAAATCGCATAGGCGCGGATATTGTGCAGCCGTATCGTGATATTTTTAAGTATTTAAAAAAAGATGCGGTACTTGCAAAAGATGCTTCATGGCTTACGCGGGCAACGCCGTATATTTGTTTTGCGGTGGTGCTTTGCGTGGGAGCCTTGATTCCAACCGTATGGATTGAAGCACCGCTCGCTTTTACAGGTGATATCATATTGATTGTGTATTTGTTTGCTGTTATGAGATTTTTCTTGGCGATTACAGCATTGGATGCAGGCAGTGCGTTTGGGGGAATGGGATCCAGCCGTGAGATGGTGATGGCCGCGATTTGTGAGCCGGCGCTTTTATTGGCAGTGATTGCCGTGCTTCTCAATGTTGGAACAACCAATGTCGGTGATGTGGTTCGAACGCTGATTCAATTGGATTGGGATTTATTTGACTATGGACATTGGCTTTCCTGTATTGCTTTTTTGATTGTGGTGATTGCAGAGACGGGGCGGATTCCTTATGACAATCCGGATACGCATTTAGAACTGACAATGCTGCATGAGGCGATGATGTTAGAGTATTCGGGACGGTATTGGGGTATTTTGCAATGGGCGGTTCTTGTAAAACAGACGATTTTATTTAGTATGTTTGTAAATTTATTTTTTCCTTGGGGCATTGCGGTTGATTTTGCACCTTCGTCACTTATTTTAGGATTGGGTTTTTATGTGCTAAAAATAATTGCTGTAGGAATATTACTTGCTTGTATTGAAACGATGTATGCAAAAATTCGTATTTTTAAGATACCGAAGTTATTGGCTTCTTCAATGGCATTGTCAATTTTGGCGATCGTTTTACAAATCGCAAAATAG
- a CDS encoding proton-conducting transporter transmembrane domain-containing protein gives MEATVLNLRLFQVGLVCFIAGSLLPVLFNRNQKLASTFANGCSLAGGSLIAILAGRLLFFHQELSAVAWRIMGGIVLKVQFDSLAAFFLLIIGVMSAICALYAQGYATKYYEKRAAGYLGAGMNVFILSLVGVVGVDTSVTFLIFWEFMAVSSFFLVMFEHEKQKVRSGGYMYLIMTHVCGVCLSFAFLILYLYTGSLEFAAYKNIGHVLPTHMQSIVFFCFLIGFGAKMGLFPMNVWLPRAYPVAPTSATALMSSAMIKTAVYAFLRVSFDFFGTGPAWWGITVMAVGALSAMVGILLGVIQNDTKRFLAYSSVENMGMICVGIGAGLYFQATGQGVLGALALTATLYHVLNHSVFKSLMFMGAGAVLKATGTCNVGQLGGLIHRMPWTAAAFLIGGMSLASLPPLGGFMSEWALLQTVLHMAFDGGTSMVKFFAAMVVAVLGFSGALSMVAVVKHFGTAFLAKPRSQVAQQAAEVNISMRIGMGLLAVLSLVLGLFPGGAITLIHEVTLRYFTAQISGNLLLAIPFASQDVQMISVGVIGVIFALILLGVLLWLRLRYGKSRYVLEDTWTCGYQHAAKMEYTATSYSHPVLRIFHQVFGLSRQVKMEEQYAYYPKKIHHAIDINARVGDKVYKPMIWIMVKLFKRIRIIQNGNLQAYVSYMVVALILTLLWSR, from the coding sequence ATGGAAGCAACGGTTTTAAATTTGCGTTTATTTCAAGTCGGTTTGGTCTGTTTCATAGCTGGGAGTTTGCTTCCCGTGCTGTTCAATAGAAATCAAAAACTTGCCAGTACTTTTGCGAATGGTTGTTCGTTAGCTGGAGGCAGTTTGATTGCAATTCTTGCAGGGCGATTGCTGTTTTTTCATCAGGAGTTATCTGCTGTGGCTTGGCGGATTATGGGAGGTATTGTACTTAAGGTACAGTTTGATTCATTGGCAGCATTTTTTCTATTGATCATAGGTGTTATGTCGGCAATTTGTGCGTTATATGCGCAGGGGTATGCGACGAAGTATTATGAAAAGCGTGCAGCCGGTTATTTGGGTGCAGGGATGAATGTATTTATTTTATCTTTGGTTGGCGTTGTCGGTGTAGATACTTCGGTTACTTTTCTTATTTTCTGGGAGTTTATGGCGGTATCATCTTTTTTCTTGGTGATGTTCGAGCATGAAAAGCAAAAGGTTCGTTCAGGCGGTTATATGTATTTAATCATGACACATGTTTGTGGTGTGTGCTTGAGTTTTGCTTTTCTTATTCTATATTTATATACTGGTAGTTTAGAGTTTGCTGCTTATAAAAATATTGGACATGTTTTGCCCACACATATGCAAAGTATTGTGTTTTTTTGTTTCTTGATTGGGTTTGGCGCAAAAATGGGTCTATTCCCGATGAATGTTTGGCTGCCGCGCGCGTATCCGGTAGCACCTACGAGTGCAACGGCGCTGATGTCTTCGGCTATGATTAAAACAGCGGTGTATGCATTTTTGCGTGTTAGTTTTGATTTCTTTGGTACTGGGCCTGCTTGGTGGGGCATTACTGTTATGGCAGTCGGTGCACTTTCCGCAATGGTTGGGATTCTGCTTGGTGTGATACAAAATGATACGAAACGTTTTCTCGCCTATAGCAGTGTGGAGAATATGGGAATGATTTGTGTCGGAATTGGTGCGGGTTTGTATTTTCAAGCAACCGGACAAGGGGTTCTGGGTGCCTTGGCACTTACGGCAACGTTGTATCATGTGTTGAATCATTCTGTATTTAAAAGTTTAATGTTTATGGGTGCCGGGGCTGTATTAAAGGCTACCGGAACTTGTAATGTGGGACAACTCGGCGGTTTGATTCACCGAATGCCTTGGACGGCAGCGGCATTTCTTATTGGGGGCATGTCGCTTGCTTCATTGCCGCCGCTCGGTGGTTTCATGAGTGAATGGGCGCTCCTGCAAACAGTTTTGCATATGGCTTTTGACGGTGGCACAAGTATGGTGAAATTTTTTGCGGCGATGGTTGTCGCTGTTTTAGGGTTTAGCGGTGCGCTCTCGATGGTTGCTGTAGTGAAACATTTTGGTACGGCATTTCTGGCAAAACCACGCAGTCAAGTGGCACAGCAGGCTGCGGAAGTTAATATTAGTATGCGAATTGGGATGGGATTACTTGCAGTGTTGTCCTTGGTTTTGGGTCTCTTTCCAGGTGGGGCAATCACATTGATCCATGAGGTCACATTGCGTTATTTTACAGCGCAAATCAGTGGGAATTTGCTACTGGCGATTCCATTTGCTTCGCAGGATGTGCAGATGATATCCGTAGGTGTTATAGGCGTAATTTTTGCTCTTATTCTTTTAGGCGTATTGCTGTGGCTTCGGTTACGTTATGGTAAAAGCCGTTATGTGCTGGAAGATACTTGGACTTGTGGTTATCAGCATGCTGCGAAAATGGAGTACACGGCGACTTCTTATTCGCATCCGGTTTTAAGGATTTTTCATCAGGTTTTTGGTTTGTCACGGCAGGTGAAAATGGAAGAACAATATGCATATTATCCGAAAAAAATTCATCATGCGATTGATATCAATGCCAGAGTCGGTGATAAAGTATATAAACCGATGATTTGGATTATGGTGAAATTATTTAAACGGATCAGAATTATACAAAATGGAAATTTACAGGCGTATGTGTCTTATATGGTAGTGGCGTTAATTTTAACGTTGCTTTGGAGTAGGTGA
- the galE gene encoding UDP-glucose 4-epimerase GalE, producing the protein MAILVCGGAGYIGSHMVHQLIEHNERVVIVDNLQTGHQEAIHPKAKFYLGDIRDCAVLDKIFTENEIEAVLHFAANSLVGESMVSPLKYFHNNVYGMQVLLESMVKHGVKKIVFSSTAAVYGEPKSVPIREDDETSPTNPYGETKLAMEKMMKWVSAANGIQYVSLRYFNVAGALEDGSIGEDHTPETHLIPLILQVPLKKRPYISIYGDDYATPDGTCIRDYIHVIDLAAAHMRALEYLRAGKSSDIFNLGNGTGFSVKEMITAAKAATQQEIQVVVGERRAGDPAQLIASSEKAKKLLGWEPTYVKVEEIIKTAWTWHKNHPNGFLK; encoded by the coding sequence ATGGCAATTTTAGTATGTGGCGGTGCGGGATACATTGGTTCTCATATGGTGCATCAACTGATAGAACATAATGAACGTGTCGTAATTGTGGATAATTTACAGACCGGGCATCAAGAAGCGATACATCCAAAAGCAAAGTTTTATTTAGGGGATATTCGGGACTGTGCGGTTTTAGATAAAATTTTTACGGAAAATGAAATTGAGGCAGTCTTGCATTTTGCGGCGAATTCCTTGGTGGGCGAAAGCATGGTAAGTCCGCTGAAATATTTTCATAATAATGTGTATGGCATGCAGGTGCTGCTAGAGAGCATGGTAAAGCATGGCGTCAAGAAAATCGTATTTTCTTCTACCGCTGCTGTATACGGTGAACCTAAATCCGTGCCGATTCGAGAGGATGATGAGACAAGTCCTACGAATCCATATGGGGAAACGAAATTGGCAATGGAAAAGATGATGAAATGGGTAAGTGCTGCTAACGGCATACAGTATGTATCTTTACGTTATTTTAATGTTGCCGGGGCGTTAGAGGATGGCAGTATCGGCGAGGATCATACACCGGAAACGCATCTAATTCCGCTGATTTTACAGGTTCCGTTGAAAAAACGTCCTTATATTAGCATCTATGGTGATGACTATGCGACGCCGGATGGGACTTGCATTCGTGATTATATTCATGTCATTGATTTAGCGGCTGCACATATGCGTGCATTAGAATATCTGCGGGCGGGAAAGTCGAGTGATATTTTCAATCTTGGCAATGGTACGGGTTTTTCTGTCAAGGAAATGATTACGGCAGCAAAGGCAGCGACGCAGCAAGAGATTCAAGTTGTGGTGGGTGAACGAAGAGCCGGTGATCCGGCACAGTTGATTGCTTCCAGTGAAAAGGCGAAGAAGCTTCTTGGCTGGGAACCCACTTATGTAAAAGTGGAGGAAATTATAAAAACAGCTTGGACATGGCATAAGAATCATCCAAATGGATTTTTAAAATAA
- a CDS encoding TrkH family potassium uptake protein yields MKSKVVADFMDIAEWKLTPYQILSLGFAGLILFGTFLLMLPIANVKGETMSFVDALFMSTSAVCVTGLSIVDTGTYFSLFGQVVLILLVQAGGFGIMTMATLMAVIMRKRLLLKNRLIMQEALNQLTMEGIVRLTLYIIKLSLFIEFLGGTILAIKFYQEFGMQGVYFGYWHAISAFCSAGFDIVGGHNGNMFRYVDDIVFNLVVTCLIILGGLGFTVIADIAANRTFKRLSLHSKVVLSTTAFLIVFGTIGIFLLESANSTVFASLSLRGKILASYFQTVASQTAGFNTVMVDDLANATLLFILILMFIGASPGSTGGGIKTTTFAVIVASIWGLIRGRNETILFYRTIHPMIVYKAFAIFFIAAMMIVTITMLICIVEPFPFIKILFEVVSAFCTVGSSTGITPDLTSYSKVWLVIAMFIGRVGPVTLALALALRNKNAAIQYPEGKITIG; encoded by the coding sequence ATGAAATCAAAAGTTGTTGCGGATTTTATGGATATTGCAGAGTGGAAATTGACACCATATCAAATTCTTTCACTGGGATTTGCAGGGTTGATTTTATTTGGCACGTTTTTGCTGATGCTGCCGATTGCCAATGTGAAGGGTGAAACGATGTCCTTTGTCGATGCTTTGTTTATGTCAACTTCTGCTGTATGTGTTACAGGATTGAGTATTGTTGATACGGGGACGTACTTTTCTTTATTCGGACAGGTGGTGCTGATCCTTCTGGTACAGGCTGGCGGTTTTGGAATTATGACGATGGCAACGTTGATGGCAGTCATTATGCGGAAACGGTTATTGCTTAAAAACCGTTTGATTATGCAGGAAGCCTTAAATCAATTGACGATGGAAGGCATTGTACGGCTGACACTTTATATCATTAAGTTATCACTGTTTATCGAGTTTCTGGGCGGAACGATATTGGCAATAAAATTTTATCAAGAATTCGGGATGCAGGGTGTTTATTTTGGTTATTGGCATGCGATTTCCGCTTTTTGCAGTGCTGGTTTTGATATTGTTGGCGGGCATAACGGTAATATGTTTCGCTATGTAGATGATATTGTATTTAATTTGGTTGTCACATGCCTGATTATTCTTGGCGGATTAGGTTTTACTGTCATTGCCGATATTGCCGCAAACAGAACGTTTAAGCGTCTTTCCTTACATTCGAAGGTAGTCTTGTCAACGACAGCCTTTCTCATTGTTTTTGGGACCATCGGCATTTTTCTTTTAGAAAGTGCAAATTCTACGGTGTTTGCAAGCTTATCTTTACGAGGGAAAATCTTGGCAAGTTATTTTCAGACGGTTGCCTCTCAAACTGCTGGATTTAACACAGTCATGGTTGATGATTTAGCAAATGCAACCTTGCTGTTTATTTTAATTCTGATGTTTATTGGCGCATCGCCGGGTTCGACCGGCGGTGGGATTAAGACGACGACCTTTGCCGTGATTGTGGCTTCTATTTGGGGGTTGATTCGCGGTCGGAATGAAACGATCTTATTTTATCGTACGATTCATCCGATGATCGTTTATAAAGCATTTGCAATATTTTTTATCGCGGCGATGATGATTGTTACCATTACGATGCTGATTTGTATTGTTGAACCGTTTCCTTTTATTAAAATTTTATTTGAGGTCGTTTCAGCTTTTTGTACAGTGGGTTCGTCGACGGGAATTACGCCAGATTTGACTTCTTACAGTAAAGTTTGGCTTGTGATTGCGATGTTTATCGGTCGTGTTGGACCGGTTACACTGGCATTGGCATTGGCTTTAAGGAATAAAAATGCTGCGATTCAATATCCGGAAGGAAAGATTACAATCGGGTAA
- the ilvN gene encoding acetolactate synthase small subunit translates to MKYTLAVLVDNRPGVLTHVAGLISRRAFNIESIAAGYTEEPDITRINIVVSVDHELELEQVVNQLNKLIDVIKIVNLTRLDSIQRELVMIKVKANPKTRSDIINVVEIFRAKIVDVNRETMVIELTGEQSKIDALCEVLADYQIIEIARTGAIALSRGPIPAKNI, encoded by the coding sequence ATGAAATATACGTTGGCAGTTTTAGTGGATAACAGACCGGGCGTGTTGACGCATGTAGCAGGATTGATCAGTCGTCGAGCTTTTAATATCGAAAGTATTGCAGCCGGGTATACGGAAGAGCCGGATATAACGCGCATTAATATCGTCGTATCTGTCGATCATGAGCTGGAATTAGAACAAGTGGTCAATCAATTGAATAAATTGATTGATGTAATAAAAATCGTGAATTTAACAAGGCTGGATTCTATTCAGCGGGAACTGGTGATGATCAAGGTAAAAGCCAATCCAAAAACGCGATCAGATATCATCAATGTTGTGGAGATTTTCAGAGCAAAAATTGTCGATGTGAATCGTGAAACGATGGTGATTGAACTCACGGGGGAACAGAGTAAAATCGATGCACTTTGTGAAGTCCTGGCGGATTATCAAATTATTGAAATTGCACGTACAGGGGCAATTGCCCTTTCAAGAGGACCGATTCCGGCAAAAAATATATAG
- the ilvB gene encoding biosynthetic-type acetolactate synthase large subunit, which produces MKINGAQAVIESLKNENVDVVFGYPGGAVLTLYDALYQSKFPHVLTKHEQGAVHAADGYARVTGKVGVCIATSGPGGTNLVTGIATANMDSIPLVCITGQVGTGLIGKDSFQEADICGITAPITKHNYLVKKVADLPRVLKEAFHIARSGRPGPVLIDIAKDVFAAEVAYLYPETIHLKGYAGEVQGSMEALDAVMDALQAAKKPVLFIGGGAILSDTAESLQSIIEKTGIPVVSSLMGLGCIPATYDGNLGMVGMHGSYAANMAVMSCDLLIGIGVRFDDRVTGVVDQFAPKAKIVQFDIDAAEFNKNVRVDYKVLGDLRWSVPKFVDQLLQVPVDFIGQYKGWHDEVIQMHKEVPLTYHKDAGCIMPQQVIEAVSALTDDDTIVVTDVGQHQMWAAQFYQFSKPRSFVTSGGLGTMGYGLPAALGAKLAKPEKTVVLFSGDGSIMMNCQELSTAADYGIAVKVIVMNNHVLGMVSQWQRMFYGKRYSHSQLQGKTDYVKLAEAMGVRGLRVHQPEKLEDVLKEALLTEGPVLVDVALPEAEDVLPMVPAGGRLDQMVIGADKK; this is translated from the coding sequence TTGAAGATCAATGGCGCGCAAGCTGTAATAGAGAGTTTAAAAAATGAAAATGTAGATGTCGTGTTTGGCTATCCTGGTGGAGCTGTACTAACGTTGTATGATGCCTTGTATCAATCGAAATTTCCGCATGTTCTAACGAAGCATGAACAAGGGGCGGTACATGCTGCAGACGGATATGCACGTGTGACGGGCAAAGTTGGTGTATGTATTGCGACTTCAGGGCCTGGTGGCACAAATTTAGTCACGGGTATTGCAACTGCCAACATGGATTCGATTCCGCTGGTTTGTATTACAGGGCAAGTGGGCACAGGCTTAATTGGGAAAGATTCTTTTCAGGAGGCTGATATATGCGGAATTACGGCACCGATTACAAAGCATAATTACCTGGTAAAAAAGGTAGCGGATTTGCCGCGTGTTTTAAAAGAAGCTTTTCATATTGCGCGTTCCGGCAGACCAGGACCGGTACTGATTGATATAGCAAAAGATGTTTTTGCAGCAGAAGTTGCGTATCTGTATCCAGAAACGATTCACTTGAAAGGTTATGCAGGCGAAGTACAGGGATCAATGGAAGCCCTTGATGCGGTAATGGATGCTTTGCAGGCAGCAAAAAAACCGGTGCTCTTTATTGGTGGCGGAGCAATTTTGTCCGATACGGCGGAAAGTTTGCAAAGCATCATAGAAAAAACCGGTATTCCGGTCGTGTCTAGTTTAATGGGGCTCGGCTGCATACCGGCAACTTATGATGGAAATCTGGGCATGGTAGGTATGCATGGCAGTTATGCGGCAAATATGGCGGTGATGAGCTGTGATCTATTAATTGGTATTGGTGTCCGCTTTGATGATCGTGTAACGGGTGTGGTGGATCAATTTGCACCGAAGGCAAAAATTGTTCAGTTTGATATTGATGCAGCGGAATTTAACAAAAATGTTCGTGTAGACTATAAAGTGTTGGGCGATTTAAGATGGTCTGTACCAAAATTCGTTGATCAGCTCCTGCAAGTGCCGGTTGATTTTATCGGGCAATATAAAGGATGGCATGATGAAGTGATTCAAATGCATAAGGAAGTCCCACTCACCTATCATAAGGACGCGGGCTGTATTATGCCGCAGCAGGTGATTGAGGCAGTCAGCGCTTTAACAGATGATGATACCATCGTCGTGACAGATGTAGGGCAGCACCAAATGTGGGCCGCGCAGTTTTATCAATTCTCAAAACCGCGTTCATTCGTAACTTCCGGCGGACTGGGAACGATGGGCTATGGACTGCCGGCAGCGCTGGGGGCGAAGCTTGCTAAGCCGGAAAAAACAGTGGTTTTATTCAGTGGAGATGGCAGTATTATGATGAATTGTCAGGAGCTTTCCACGGCGGCTGATTATGGAATCGCAGTAAAAGTGATTGTGATGAACAATCATGTACTTGGCATGGTATCACAATGGCAGAGAATGTTTTATGGTAAGCGCTATAGTCATTCACAGTTACAGGGGAAAACGGATTATGTAAAATTAGCTGAAGCGATGGGGGTACGCGGGCTGCGTGTCCATCAACCGGAGAAGCTGGAAGACGTGTTAAAAGAAGCACTTTTGACGGAGGGACCTGTTCTGGTAGATGTTGCTTTGCCTGAGGCAGAGGATGTACTGCCGATGGTACCGGCTGGCGGGCGATTAGATCAGATGGTGATAGGGGCGGATAAGAAATGA
- a CDS encoding FGGY-family carbohydrate kinase — protein sequence MKRYLMGIDAGCTSSKVVIFTKHGRVVATASTPSMRSIHVDRGAGFEEFDVDELWRLISNCIGEAIRQAGIHADAIAGIGVTSFGNGITFLDKDGRSIAPGCFSQDYRANEIIELYKQDGSYEKINKIVKGTLFAGEPGPILRWYKEHRRDIYDAIGGILMFKDYIMYRLTNVFATDLNVFGGSFMVDMDTMEYSKELMALYGISEMFDKLPKMAAKPEEVVGSVSAKAAAETGLGEGIPVVAGMMDILACLVGAGAVQDGVVTSIAGSWCINETHSSNIIPDASSNMPYIKKGEYLNCSYTGASASNYEWFTATLCDRAKKIAAEKGISMFDVLNEKIESVSPEQVSVFFLPYVASPSLHVNAKAAFLQMDAHTSFAEMCYAVVEGIAFIHKYHIDFLKTAGLPVHLIRLTGGMSKSRTWTQIFTDVMQIPVEIVDCDETGALGAALVAGIGAGLYKNYEEAFACAVKIKTPMQPNPNLARSYGKRYEAWRRLNKAMESHWDNAI from the coding sequence ATGAAAAGATATTTGATGGGGATAGATGCAGGATGTACTTCAAGTAAGGTTGTTATTTTTACAAAACATGGTCGTGTTGTAGCAACAGCATCAACTCCGAGTATGCGAAGTATACACGTGGATCGAGGCGCTGGCTTTGAGGAATTTGATGTAGATGAATTGTGGCGTCTGATTTCGAACTGTATAGGAGAGGCGATCCGACAAGCGGGCATACATGCAGACGCAATAGCTGGCATTGGGGTTACTTCTTTCGGCAATGGTATAACATTTTTAGATAAAGACGGTCGATCAATTGCGCCGGGCTGTTTCTCACAGGATTATCGTGCCAATGAAATTATTGAACTTTATAAGCAAGACGGAAGTTACGAAAAAATTAACAAAATCGTCAAAGGGACATTATTTGCAGGTGAACCGGGTCCAATTTTACGCTGGTATAAAGAACATCGGCGGGATATCTATGATGCAATCGGCGGTATTTTGATGTTTAAAGATTATATTATGTATAGATTGACCAATGTGTTTGCTACAGATTTGAATGTATTTGGCGGCTCTTTCATGGTGGATATGGATACGATGGAATATTCGAAAGAGTTGATGGCGCTTTACGGGATTTCAGAAATGTTTGATAAACTCCCGAAAATGGCGGCTAAGCCAGAGGAAGTCGTCGGATCTGTCAGTGCAAAGGCGGCTGCAGAGACAGGATTAGGTGAGGGAATTCCTGTTGTTGCTGGAATGATGGATATTTTGGCATGTTTAGTAGGGGCAGGGGCTGTGCAGGATGGGGTGGTTACTTCGATTGCAGGGTCGTGGTGTATCAATGAAACGCATTCATCAAACATTATACCGGATGCTTCATCTAATATGCCGTATATTAAAAAAGGTGAATATTTAAATTGTTCATATACTGGGGCTTCGGCTTCAAATTACGAATGGTTTACAGCGACGTTATGCGATCGCGCAAAAAAAATTGCTGCAGAAAAAGGCATTTCGATGTTTGATGTATTAAACGAAAAAATTGAAAGTGTTTCGCCAGAGCAAGTAAGCGTATTTTTCTTACCGTACGTTGCTTCGCCAAGTTTGCATGTAAACGCAAAGGCTGCTTTTCTTCAAATGGATGCGCATACTTCGTTTGCCGAAATGTGTTATGCCGTTGTAGAAGGGATTGCCTTTATCCATAAATATCATATCGATTTTTTAAAAACTGCTGGTTTGCCGGTGCATTTGATTCGTTTAACAGGCGGTATGTCAAAAAGCAGAACTTGGACGCAAATCTTTACGGATGTTATGCAGATTCCGGTTGAGATTGTTGACTGTGATGAAACCGGTGCCTTAGGTGCAGCTCTTGTTGCCGGAATTGGTGCTGGCTTGTATAAAAATTATGAAGAAGCCTTTGCGTGTGCGGTAAAAATTAAAACTCCAATGCAGCCAAATCCAAATTTGGCAAGGTCCTATGGTAAGCGTTATGAAGCATGGCGACGGTTAAATAAGGCTATGGAATCTCATTGGGATAATGCTATATAA
- a CDS encoding SDR family NAD(P)-dependent oxidoreductase, translating to MDFGLRGKNVLVTGGTKGLGRAICEVMAGEGANVIVVSRNQQEAVEYAACLRAQYAVDAIGIAADLTQRKAIDAIFSLALSHYQTLDILINNAAIWPQAYVVDMEEADFTTTLHMNLVVPFVMCKLFVQHLLANQKKGKIVNLVSQAAFHGSTTGHAHYAASKGGLVSFTLSLAREMAAFGIQVNAVAPGIMDTPMVGAAIKEKRAYYEKRIPLGRVAKPEEIAYSVAFLSSDKADYLTGITLDATGGMLMR from the coding sequence ATGGATTTTGGCTTACGAGGGAAAAATGTGCTGGTAACCGGTGGAACAAAAGGACTGGGGCGCGCAATTTGTGAGGTTATGGCAGGGGAAGGCGCCAATGTAATTGTGGTAAGCAGAAATCAGCAAGAAGCGGTCGAATATGCAGCCTGCTTACGAGCGCAATACGCGGTGGATGCCATAGGAATCGCAGCCGACTTAACGCAGAGGAAAGCCATCGATGCAATATTTTCGTTGGCATTGTCGCATTATCAGACGCTGGATATTTTGATTAATAACGCTGCGATTTGGCCGCAGGCTTATGTTGTAGATATGGAAGAAGCGGATTTTACAACTACGCTTCATATGAATTTAGTTGTGCCTTTTGTAATGTGTAAACTTTTTGTACAGCATTTGTTGGCAAATCAAAAGAAAGGCAAGATTGTGAATCTTGTTTCGCAGGCTGCATTTCATGGTTCGACGACTGGACATGCGCATTATGCAGCATCAAAGGGTGGTTTAGTTTCATTTACACTTTCTTTGGCACGTGAAATGGCGGCGTTCGGGATTCAGGTTAACGCTGTAGCACCGGGAATTATGGATACACCGATGGTTGGAGCTGCAATCAAAGAAAAACGTGCCTATTATGAAAAACGCATTCCGCTCGGACGGGTGGCGAAACCAGAGGAAATTGCCTATAGTGTCGCATTTTTATCGTCTGACAAAGCGGACTATCTTACGGGAATTACACTTGATGCAACTGGCGGTATGCTCATGCGCTAA